In Acipenser ruthenus chromosome 1, fAciRut3.2 maternal haplotype, whole genome shotgun sequence, the genomic stretch CAAAACAATGAATTGAGAAAGGACTGATTACTTGTTCATATAAACATAGTCACTGAGATGTTCTTCATTCAATAAAAGTGCACTAAAGACTGAAATAAATGCGTTCAAAATATGCCCAATATTACTTAATTTAGTTTAGGAGCGTTTCTTGcttaatgtatgtattattttttattgtttctatTTTTAGCAAAAAAGAGACAACCATCCCAATTCAATAACAGCAGTGCTTTATTCATAGCAATATATCTCTCATACACTCAAATACTGTATAATCATCTGTATTTAAGTAAGATGCTGCACTAATGCATTTAATTGGCTGCAGTTAGCTTAGTTAAACGGGTCTCAGTTATACAATTCATAGGCAGCATATTGCACCGGGTGTATCTGTTTTGTCATAAAAGTCACTATTCTTATTTTAACATTACAGAAAGAGTATACAAGTGCAGCCCCATACCAGGAAAAGAGGCTTCTGTTTGCATGTGATGATGGAGTCTgttttaaaggagcgctgattCCAGTTTCTTACATGTTATTGGTATGATCAGCACTGTTTCTTACATGTTATCCGTATTATCAGCACTGTTTCTTACATGTTATTGGTATTATCAGCACTGTTTCTCACATGTTATCCGTATTATCAGCACTGTTTCTTACATGTTATTGGTATGATCAGCACTGTTTCTTACATGTTATTGGTATTATCAGCACTGTTTCTCACATGTTATCAGTATTATCAGCACTGTTTCTCCCATGTTATCTGTATTATCAGCACTGTTTCTTACATGTTATTGGTATGATCAGCACTGTTTCTCACATGTTATTGGTATTATCAGCACTGTTTCTCACATGTTATCAGTATTATCAGCACTGTTTCTCCCATGTTATCTGTATTATCAGCACAGTTTCTTACATGTTATTGGTATGATCAGCACTGTTTCTTACATGTTATCTGTATTATCATCACTGTTTCTCACATGTTATCTGTATTATCAGCACTGTTTCTTACATGTTATTGGTATTATCAGCACTGTTTCTCACATGTTATCCGTATTATCAGCACTATTTCTCACATGTCATTGGTTTTGCAGCAGTTTTTTGTTCCCTTCCTGTGCAATCAGGCCATGTCACATACAGCACTGCACAGGTAACTTGCTTGCTCAGCTACATTTTCTAAGATGACTGCAGGTTAACTCTAAACCATAGGTTTAATGCATGGATTCTGCCAAGAATGGTACCCTCTTCCCTTCTTCTGTCAATACAAATGAAAGATTGAAACTCAAAAGCAaacaaatagttttaaaaaaaatgtaattatttgccaACAATTGGAAATATGTATTGAAAAGTGTAATGTCCTTGTCTATGGAGAACATACATTGTATTAACAGGAAAGATATCATGGTAACATTTTATAATCTGTGTTAAAGCTTATAGAATTGACTTTAAATTCACATGAAGCAatcattatttataataaaccttaAACCTAATATTAAATCATCTTAAATTACTGTGCAGTCGTTTCTTTTATCAcaaatatgataaaaaaaaattatgtttaacttcaaataaattcaaaagGAAACATGTCAGTTAATAAGTAACATGGTTGTTTGTAACAAATTAAGAtccatgtttgttttctttagtaAAGTATATACATTTTGTTGTGCTAAGAAGCAAGAACTGTAGGTCTGGATCTAGAACGTCAGTGTATCATAGCTACACAGCTTTAACTCACTTAAATAATGAAGTTACATAAGCATTCATTAAATAACGCATGAGCTTTGTATATAGGCTCCCTTATTTCAGTTCTGTCCTTACATTAGCAATCCATTTGTGTTGtgtcaaaaaaacaataaatacctGAACATCATATGTGATGAAACTCAAGTTCAGATGAGTACTGTATACACTCTGAATGTGCATATTATAAAAACAATGTTATCAGTTTATTATCCCATGCTGTGTGTTCTTAATCACCACctattactgtttctgcactcaCAGATATTGGGGGTGTGAGGTTTGTCAGAGAGAGTTTTTATATTGCCTCATTACTGGTTTCCCACTTTGCTCAGGTTTGCACAGATACAGTCCCAAAGGTAAAATATGCTGAGGACtttaataaacatgtcaaacatTCATGAGTGTTGAAACAGTAATACACCATAACCACATATCATGGTATAACAAACAAACTTTGTAACACATATTAAAAAGCAATTAGTGCACATTATTTGTTGATGTTTAatgagcaacagtgtctaaggtgatgtcggcattgaactccgagggaaagacatcatcagaaaagggcaacagtgggcagatgcgcatactccaggatcgtgatatccgtgcattaattagaagtgcaaggcaaaacaggctgGCAACTGCAGATCAACCTGGGGTGTGAGCAGCAAAAAGTCAGCCGAGAAAACCACAGAGCTGGATACCATAGTgacccaacgccctattaagtgactttacattggtgtttccattttttttgtccactacctgtatattgaACAGCTTAATTTCATATCCTACCCACATATCCCATCATGAACCAATCCAGAACTTGATCTATCATTTAACCACCAATCCTAGCTTCTTGTGACGATAAGAGTCTTCACAGGATGGATACATGTTTTCTCTAATGGTAATGTCCTTCACATTAGTTTTGGAAGGGAATGCTTTTGAAGCCTATCAGACAAAGAGCACAGTGTATTTCTCAGTTTTCTATCATCGCTCGGCTTTGAATGCTGTATCTCCTGTTCCTTCTAATGTTTTGAGTGTAGAATTGACCTGAAGAATCACTCAGCTGGTTTGGAAAATACTGTATACGAGGATACTTTTCCTTCATCAGGTAATACTTTTGtttttcctcctcttcctcttcctcttttcCCACTTGCTCCTTCGTCACATCTCCATCCTCCTTGGCTCCCTGTGCTTCTGTAAAGGCCTCAGCCAGGCCCTTCTGTTTGTAAGCCAGATTCGGAGGCAGGAATGCGCTGATGCCATGGTGATAGTCCTCAGGGCTGTACTGGCCCATCCTGTAGCTGTCTTCCTCTTCTTCCTGACACGAGCTGCCCTTGGCACTTTCTCCGTCTGAGTGAGACACCCGCAGCTTAGGTCTTCTCTTCTGGGAAAGGTCAAACGGCTCCTGCTGCACAAAGCTGGCCACCACATCTGTTTGGGATGACAGTCGGAACCTTCCTCTCCTTCTGAAGCCTGCCAGGGAGTATAACAGATTACATTAATTAACAGTAGGTCATTTTCCCTTTATAGTCCATCTGTTACTCAAATATCAGCTGCACTTTACGGAAATTGGCAAATGTAATTCCATGCAGCCTCCTCCCAACCCCATATGAAATGCCACCATTGTAAATTGTGGCCCACACATATATTCATTTACAAAGCTGGACCAAGAACTGCTTTGGGACTGCTGGCTTTAAAGATTCTATCAGTTGTAACTCCCTTTAACTCACAGTTTGTACACAGCCATCCCTGCATTAATGTGCATGCATATCTCCTCAAGATGATTACTGTGCAGTGCAAAGAAACACTGAAAGGGTAATCTTGGAGTCACACGTGTGCCATCCCCCTAAGTtatttgatttattgattttgGACAAAGTTGGCGGTTGCTAATTATTTGCATAGCATTTAGTTAActacattgttttatttgttattcatGTGTATTTCAAACAGCTAAAcacaaatatatttcattttaaaaataacagcTTTCAAATAAATGATCTGACATCATCACACCGGGTAAAAGGGGATCAGCATGCATCAAGGTATATTCACATAACAACTTATCATCCAGTAAGCATGGAAACATCCAATGAAGACATCCTGAAACCTACCCTGTGAAAAGCAGCCGTTACCTTGTGAGCTGAGTCCTCCACCCATCACCCCATGAAGACATCCTAAAACCTACCCTGTGAAAAGCAGCCATTACCTTGTGAGCTGAGTCCTCCACCCATCACCCTATGAAGACATCCTAAAACCTACCCTGTGAAAAGCAGCCATTACCTTGTGAGTTGAGTCCTCCACCCATCACGCCGTGCTTGACCTTCATGTGCCTGGTGAGGTTTCCTTTCAGAGTGAATTTGCTCGGGCAATAAAGACACTTGAATGGCTTACTGTCTGAGTGCAAGTGCATGTGGCCCATTAAATTGTGCATTCGGTTGAACTCCTTTCCACACAGCTGCcaagaaaaagaaacaacttGCATGAGCTGAGCTCTGCACCACAGCAAGCAGAAGAGAGACTCTGTGTGCTAAATGTGCTCCGTTTCATCAGAGTGTTTGAAGGTATGGATGCAGTTTCATTCTAGTGTTCCCATACACCATGTGACTGAGTGTTTAAAGGTGTGGATGCAGTTTCATTCTAGTGCTCCCATACACCGTGTGACTGAGTGTTTAAAGGTATGGATGCAGTTTCATTCTAGTGCTCCCATACACCGTGTGACTGAGTGTTTAAAGGTATGGATGCAGTTTCATTCTAGTGCTCCCATACACCGTGTGACTGAGTGTTTGAAGGTATGGATGCAGTTTCATTCTAGTGCTCCCATACACCGTGTGACTGAGTGTTTGAAGGTATGGATGCAGTTTCATTCTAGCGCTCCCATACACCGTGTGACTGAGTGTTTGAAGGTATGGATGCAGTTTCATTCTCTCCCATACACCGTGTGACTGAGTGTTTGAAGGTATGGATGCAGTTTCATTCTAGTGCTCCAATGCACTGTGTGACTGAGTGTTTGAAGGTGTGGATGCAGCATTTTCCCCAGAAAGTAGgatataaacattaaatacaaacacaaatccaTAACTGCAATTTAGGGAAAGTCCAGAATTTAGGGAAAGCCCAGAATTGCGTGGCAGTGCTGTATGTCTTCTCTTTCCTCaacacaattcatttaaaatctcAAACAATTCTACGAAAGGGAGCGCAAAATAAGAACTTCTGTTTTTGCTCTTTTAAATGATAGCATGgagttattttaaacattttgctgTGGTGTAGTTACACCACTGTTGCTGCTAACAGTAATACTGCAGTGTGGGTGGTTGCTCTTCACTTTTCACATGTTCTGGGACATGGCCAGATTAGATAGGCCAGTACAATAAATCTTTCCAGAAAGCCTTGCGTTTCTACACCTGGTTATAACAGCACCACTAATACAACACCTCACCATTAACAGGCCTGTATGTTTTAAAGGAAGTAGGATGCTTTAGTGACACACCCTCATCCAACTCCTGGTCCTACCCTCCAGCCAGCCCTGTCCTGCTGTGAATTATTTCAGTCCCACAGTTTGCTGAACTGCCTCGCCCTCTACAATCCTGCTGCTTTAGAAGAACAAAGAAATGCAGGAGTATGTTTTTCTTTGACAATTGAAATCTGTTCagagtggtgggggggggggggggtgtggtggggggggggggttctctttGTAGATACtgaaggtaataataataatattaaattgaATTGCTTGTGAGAGGAATCCCACTATAACTGGGGTGGActgagaggtggagagggcagtCCCTTGCTGTCCTTCCTCTGTATTCTTTTTTAGAAGGGTGTTCCTTTCCTCCAAGAGGGAGAGAAGGACTGTATACTGTCCAAACGCACCGTGAGAAAACAGgaagttttaaaaagtacaagAGAAAGCGAGATGAAATCTATTTGCAGGCAGTTCTCAAGGGACATAAGAGCCATTGTTAAGCAGGCAGTTTATGCAGCTATATCCTTCCTTCAAGTGAGGAGGAGCCTCGGGCCAAAACACAGCTATCTGGTCATCGCCTTAACCCCCAGTGTGCCAGTGTGCACTCCAGTTGAGGCTGCTGTGGGCCTGGTGGGGGCTGTGCTCTTTGTATCACCAGCACCTTTAGGTCATTATGCAATGTTTTCATTCAGGCAGACCTCAACTCTACTGCTAGGTACATTTTCACAGAGCCAACTGTGAGGGACTTCTTAGGAAGGTCAGGTTTATATAAAGGAATGTGTCTATTACAAAACTAATAGGGTTGATCAATGTACAGTCTGCATAGTCATTAAACGGTACATGATCGAAGAAGCACAGTAAGCattcggcggggggggggggggggggtacaattgttaaaatattttgGATTGAATTGtaataatgtaatcattttaattattctaatttaaattaaattatggcAAATTAGGCCATGTCACAATATTCATTACAGTAAATTATTACTGCCTATCTAAATCTTAGCACTGAAAAAATAGACTGTACATTTTATAAGTACAGTAAACCAGTTACAGGCACAATATGCAAATAGACTTTTCATATTCTAGAAAATTGTTTAGAAAAAACTCATAGCACTTTTGATTACAGGGAATACATACATGTGTAATAAAATGTCAATAACTAGGTTACTGCCCATGTTAATGTTATTACATGATAACTACTGGTGGAATATTATATAGCAGTGACCTATGCCATGGTGTAAATATGTTATTACATGCCCTATAACACAGTGCCAGCAAAAAACGACATTGTACTTGAAGGTTTTAAGATAAGTGAAGATTCTATCAAAGCATTTCAAGGGAAGCCCCAAACTAATTGTATAACTTattgttcttattttattttatcatcaAGCTAttgcaatgtactgtagtttaaatgtgttttaaaacccAAACAGAAATATACATTGCATACATATAGAAATAATCCCTTGAACACCAAGGGACTGAATTGATCGGAGATATTTCCATGTGCGTGATTTGAAGGGCTTACTGACCTTGCATCTGTAGGGTTTGACGTCTGAGTGCACGATCATGTGTGCCTTTAGAGTCTGTTTCTGCACAAAGCTCTTGAAGCAGAGGTGGCACTGGTAGGCTCGGATGTTGGTGTGAATGAGAACATGGCGCTTCATGTTTGCCAGAAGGGTGAACTCCCGCCCACAGATCCCACACTTGTGTTCTTTCACACCCTGGAAGAAAAGGGATGCACAGTCAATGGGACAAACACTCCAAATCAATATGTCTGGGGTCAACTTAGTCAAAATTGTAAAGCCTTGGGGAATctccctggattgcatcaaccaccttgAACCCCTGAAAATAGGAGGTTAAAAATCTAATAATATCCAGATGTGGATTATCCTGACTGGGTATAGCTTGATCAAATCAACCTTGGAGTTTCATTAGTTTTATTCAGGTTTCATGAGTCAGTATTTGAATGTATGTAATATTTCAAATATGTGTAGTGGGCAGTGTTGTTTGATACACTAACATCACAGATGctgtcccgtcggtgagatgagatgaggttaaacgcTCAACAtgtataaccacgaatgcagatgagcccggctcttttgcattgtggttaagatgctcgctggCGGTGGGCGGTGTGCCAGTTCACGCCCTGCCTCCGACCTGTTACATATGCAGCAAACATTAGACTATAAACCCTTTCCTATAAAGAAGGTCTGCTTCAGAAAAGACTCCTAAATGTGAATCTGAgtaatgtttttagttttaataaTGTGTACCTGTAATGTCTGGCCCAGTTAAACATGGAAAATCTTAATACAAAATTACACTTATAGTGACTTcagctgcacacccctagtgttcattttttattgataattgaaagtttttttttaattggggttatattttaattaaaataaatacaatatatcatttaaaagaaaagaaagagtttaatttaaaatgttaagtgattattttgttattgtaatAAAGTCAAGATCATGAGATAATACAgattataaatgaaaaaataacgaAATGACTGAAGggaattaagaaaagaaaaataagataTACATCGTTCATTCATACAATATTACAGCTGCTTATTCATTCTagatgaataaaacacatttctgaaagCTAGCTGCTGTTTTAGGAACACTAAGACTATCACTTACTACATAGTATTGAAAAATAATCAGAGCCTCCCTGCTGGTCCCCACAGTGTGAGACGGAAGTCCTACCTTATGGATTAAAGTGTGCTGTTTGAGATGGTGGGGCTGAACAAACTCCATGCCACACTCAGTACAGATGTAGGGCCGAATGTCTTTGTGTTTCATCATGTGATTCTGCAGCTGGCTGGGGTACTGGAAAGTCTTATCGCACTCTGTGCAAGTGTACTGGGCGGGGCCCCTGTGGGTATTCAGGTGTCTTTTCAGCTGGGTCAGAGTAGGGAAGTCCAGGCCACACTCCACACAGATATTCTCCCGGCCTCCCTCATGCTTCACCTCGTGGGCTTTGAGCTCACTGGGGTAGGCGAAGCCCCGGCCACAGATCCTGCAGGTGTAGGGCTTGACGTCGCTGTGCTGCATCATGTGTCTCTTCAGATGGCTGGTTTGGGTGAAGGCTTTGTGGCACACCTGGCACTTGTGAGGCCTGGTCCCCTGGTGTGTCAGCATGTGGGTGTGCAGGTGGCTGAGTTGCTTGAAGAGCTTCCCACACTGATTACAGGAGTGAGGCTTGATGCCGCTGTGGCCCAGGACGTGGGTGATCAGGTTGTATTTGGAGGTGTAGGACTTCTCGCACATGCGGCACTTCCAGCGCTTCTGGCCGCCTCCCATGTCCACATAGTAGCTGTCATCGATGTGGATATTGACGTCCACCCTTTCGCCGCTGTCCTGCCCTTTCTCGTTTTCGTCGGCTCTGTGATTGACCAGGGATTCGTTGGGATAGAACCTGTGTGGGAAATGCATGGCTGGGTTCGGCATGAGGAAAGGAAAGGGAATCATTCTGGGATGGATTTTGGAAAAGTAAGGAGAGGGAGGGTGCATCATGAGCGGACTGCTGGACCACATGACGTCGTGTTGGATGGGCTCCTGCTTCACCCGCCTGGTATCAAAGCGATCCAGCGCTCTGTAAAACTGAAACCTGCTCAGGTCTATCATTTGAGGGTTGTATGTTGGCTgcggtgggggaggggggtgggggggaggataAGGCAGGTGAGACAGGTCCACGGTCTTTCTGCTGCTGCTCTCCTCGCCCATCTCGTCAGAGGATTCCACGTCTCGCGGGACTTGTGTCACTTTGAAGGGAGTCCTCTTGCGTTTTCGAGAACCTTCCGAGGTTACATGGAACCTCTCGAACCCCATGAGGTGCTCAGGTCTGTAGTCTAGAAAGCTCCTGCTGAATGTGTCCCCCAGATGTGGGAATCTGGAAGGCTTCAGGAGGGGAAAAGGCTGCAGGTAATTGGTAGGTGGTGTTTTCCTCCCATCAGTCAAGTGACTCGCTTCAGCTCTAATCCGCGTTGCATCCATCTCCATTTTTGAACAGCTTcaccttttcaaaatgaaaacaatttcTTTAATTagatttgttgtattattattattccagaagAAATATACACAACCATTGTGTAGTGTATATCCTGACACTGCATATGTATATCATGTATAGTTTTCATGAGTATGTATTTGTTGGGAAACATGAAAAAagatgagataaaaaaaaagaaaaaagtccgCTTGTATTGCCAGTTGGAAGTATTAAAACATATTCAGTTTACTGGTAATGACCTCTTGCAAAAATAAATGCTATTGGATGGTAGACTATTTTACCAGTAAATCGGTAAATAATTCTTAACTGTAGAAATACCAGTTTAAACTCAgatttctcagtggaaggatacctgatgaatcattacaagttcaaggtaaatctagatTTAAAGTGCTGTTTTAAGGAAGATAATGAGAAACATAgttttctaatagtgatagtgccctctcaatgaaggctctaactgtggtagttgaccttgactttcagcTCGGGCCGCATAGCTCCAGTcatggtcaactaccacacggtagagccttcatcgagggGCACTATCgcttactactactactactactactactactactactactaataataataataataataataataataataataataataataataataataacaataataataataataataatatcaaaaccAAAAATTATAGTTGCTATAAACATAATGCACATTTTGAGATTGTAAAATactcaaaaaacaaaactggtaCCCCCTTTTAAAGAAAGTATAGCCTATtacatggttacattttaaacaatgacCTGGCCCGTGTTTTCTGGAGTGCATCTGTTTAACATCAACAGCATTAATGAAGCCACTTTACATTGCCTATGTCAGTGTGTAGATCTGCTCAGAAACATTTGGAACACATGTCCCCTAGATTTGCCATGCTGTTCAGTACTGCTCAATATATAAAGTCACAGTAGTTTTTCTCCACCCTTTATTCTGTCTTTGCAGTCTGGTTTAGAAAAGAGCGCACGgaatgaaagggttaaaagaatTTCAAATGAATAAAACCAGCAGGAAAGCAGTTAGTGCAGCTAGGAGCAGGTATGCTATGATTCTGAGCAATTCCTAGCTCGTTGTTACACTTGCATTGCTCCTTTCAGAAAGGATGCCTTTTCCTTTGTAATTGTTTCTAACTAGGGCCCTGAAATGTGTCAAGGCATTGTTCAGTTTCCATTTTGGGGTTTTCTTGTCAGCCCTCAAAGATCCTCAGGTTTGACTGCACTGCCAGTAAAATATGAGAGTGTATTGTTGTGAATGGGGAAGTAAACGCTTCCAAGCTCACCTCTCCCCCTGCAAACACATTGTCAGTGTAAGGTTGGTCTACAATACGTTTTCAGTTCTCTCTGGGAAACTACCCTGCTCTTCTTCTCACTAGGATAGAAGGATGGACACTTCTCCTTTTCATGTCAACGACTTTCATATCATTATTTAATGCTTCAAGTGAAACTACCTAGAGAAGCCTCAAACCTATACTATATGCTATACAATGACAGGGTTGCTTTGTTTTCATTGGTCATGTGCACTGTGAAAACAATATCAGGACgttcttttgtatttttacatcTGTTAATTATTGCAAGCGAATATTAGTCATCATGCTGTCTTGTTTTTATCTTATTTAACAAGTAAGTGTATGCATAAAACTACAGTTTAATGTGTCAAGCATTCCCCCAGACTTTATTCAGTCCAAGCAAGAACTTTGTAACATCCAGAGAGTTTTTGTCAGTATTAAAAGGTTTCAGTGCAAGTATGAAGAATGCTCTCTCACTCGTGGCTTATATGTTTTGCACAGTGCACACTGCCTAGCTGCAAGTGGCAGAATAATGAATTGACCTGAATCATTTTATTGTGCACCAATCCTACTCGCTGAAGATTTGATTTAGCTGACAGGTAGTTTGCACAATTATGGAGCTTTCCAAGACCAATTAAATtgtgtctatttaaaaaaagctaGCATTTAGTTGTAAATGCATATCACAactattattttaatttcagaaaAGTGTTAACGGTATTATCAACATGAGACATCAAGTATGGCATTAACCCATTCAGTGCCATTATTCTCATTTGAGGACatgctactttgtaattttttggagcctttttattttaattttctctttaactatattgttgtGATAACTTACTCTCGTTATGTTTACATAAATACAACTTGTGTTCTGATTTAGTAGTTTAAAAGTAGGCCTCTGTTCTGTGCTTAAAATAAGTGTGTACTCATTGGAGAATAAAATGTTGTACTTGGATTTGTGAGCTAGGCAGGCCAGCTAACAGAGTTCTACTGCATTTCTGCTTGGGATATTTTAATGATAATATATGACAGTATAGCCCCAGGAATGTGATTGAAGGAAGCATGTGGAGCGAAATGTAATTCAGCTGTAACCTGTCCTGGATGACCAGCGCTGGTTCTGGATGAAAGTGGTCTTCTGCATTTTAACTTGTGGGCTTATACAGCAGCCTGCAATATATGCAAAAGATTGAGTCTGCTGTTAACACCGGCTTTACTGTACCTGCAGGTAAGGTCAATCAAGGGCTGAGCAATAAAATAGAACACCATACACTGGTTTAAGAAAGTTCAAATGAAAAGTCAGCAAAAACTTCACCACAAAAAATATGGGTCTTACTGAGGAAGAAAGGAAAGATAAAAGGGAAGCAGCACTGCTGGACCCCAGCCCAGTTTCAGTCATCCccaattttcattttcatttgtagtttttttattttaaaaagaaaaagggaagtgTTTTTACTTCTGTAAAATGCTGCCTTGCTGTCAGACATGGCTTTCTCACTGTGTGCCTCGCCTGTGTGGGTGTGTTCGCGCGTGTTTTTAAAGATTCAAATCTGTTATAACAGGGAGAGGGACTGCTTTTGAGATCCGTGAGAAAAAGGTTATTTTAGTTTAAGAACAGAAACGGAATTTTACAATAACCTGTCGATCAAGCACTGCCTTACTGCCTGGTCACTGTAACCTTGACTTTGAGGCCAAAGATACCCCTTGTTAATAGGAAATTACTGTGCCATCAGCTTCATACCACTGATACCAATAACAATGACTGTATTAAGACGTCAACCATTCAACAGTCAGTTATAGTAGGGGTGTCccatcacagtcctggagggccattccactccaggtttaacaggggATATTATATAATGAActccttcagggtctggatggaggtttaattggttcaattaaacaacttagaacagggttggaacagaCCAGGAGTGGGACCaactctgccccccccccccccccccccccgagaagaAGTGAGGTTTATAGCTGAATAACCACACAAAGTACTTGTTTATCAGAGCTGACAGGATTATAACATTCATGAACCCTAAACACACGACTGATTAAATGCAACAAAAAGATAGTAGTTTAATAATATGTTTGCCAGTATTTTAACTATTAGAATGTATGGTACCTAATTACCAATACCCCATAAATAATATGCTGAAAAAGTGGATTTCCAAAAGTTATGAGTTCTTTCTGCTAATTAGTTGTTTTGAATTGAAATCTATGAAAATGAACACTTCACAGGTGAGAATAATTGGTTTCATGCATATTCTGCATGGTAGGAATAATACAGGGCATGTGCTGTTTCTAAgctaaaaataatacattgtttcTTCTATAAAAATGAAATGACTATACAAAATCATAAAATgacattttgttattattatttgattgacTTGTTTTGTTAACGGGGAACCATTTCAGATCAAATCATGTTTCAGCCACAGTGTTCATTTAAACACCTGCACCAGAGCCAAACCATCAGAAattacagaaaatacacacatggTAAATACACACAGTAATCTACACAGCATTAGTGCAGCTAGGTACCCTTTTCCAtccttatactgtacatttgtttcAAAGTAAAGAAACTTCTTATTCTAGACTTTGTTTTCCTCTGCTGTCAACaacacttacaacaacatctcacccgaaagacggagcacaaagaggctcactaacttgctcaaggtcacacaatgaattAGTGGctagctgggatttgaaccgaggaccacctggttacaagcccttttctttaaccactggaccacacagcctcctatatgcatTTGTGTTGAGCAGTGGTTTGTGACATGTTTTACATGCTTGTACTAGGTATACCACAGTAAGCTTTTAATCGGAGCAAGAAGGAACTGAACTGATCACTTCTAAATTGATAGTTGATTGAGCTCATTCCAACTTTTAAGAAGCAGGTCATTCATGTTATTCATTGATAATGGAAGCAGTCTGTActgaatgtatttatttcgttatttaaCGTCTATTGTGATGTCACCAACCATTTCCAAGAATGTTCTTGGTAGGCAGCAGTGATGCAGAGTGCAG encodes the following:
- the LOC117403649 gene encoding zinc finger protein 366-like, giving the protein MEMDATRIRAEASHLTDGRKTPPTNYLQPFPLLKPSRFPHLGDTFSRSFLDYRPEHLMGFERFHVTSEGSRKRKRTPFKVTQVPRDVESSDEMGEESSSRKTVDLSHLPYPPPHPPPPPQPTYNPQMIDLSRFQFYRALDRFDTRRVKQEPIQHDVMWSSSPLMMHPPSPYFSKIHPRMIPFPFLMPNPAMHFPHRFYPNESLVNHRADENEKGQDSGERVDVNIHIDDSYYVDMGGGQKRWKCRMCEKSYTSKYNLITHVLGHSGIKPHSCNQCGKLFKQLSHLHTHMLTHQGTRPHKCQVCHKAFTQTSHLKRHMMQHSDVKPYTCRICGRGFAYPSELKAHEVKHEGGRENICVECGLDFPTLTQLKRHLNTHRGPAQYTCTECDKTFQYPSQLQNHMMKHKDIRPYICTECGMEFVQPHHLKQHTLIHKGVKEHKCGICGREFTLLANMKRHVLIHTNIRAYQCHLCFKSFVQKQTLKAHMIVHSDVKPYRCKLCGKEFNRMHNLMGHMHLHSDSKPFKCLYCPSKFTLKGNLTRHMKVKHGVMGGGLNSQGFRRRGRFRLSSQTDVVASFVQQEPFDLSQKRRPKLRVSHSDGESAKGSSCQEEEEDSYRMGQYSPEDYHHGISAFLPPNLAYKQKGLAEAFTEAQGAKEDGDVTKEQVGKEEEEEEEKQKYYLMKEKYPRIQYFPNQLSDSSGQFYTQNIRRNRRYSIQSRAMIEN